Proteins from a genomic interval of Arthrobacter sp. CAN_C5:
- a CDS encoding glutamine amidotransferase, giving the protein MKPFLLIATRSEDDAADGEYQAFRRFGGLQPHQLHRIRAESGPIPHLDLDHYSGIIVGGSPFNSSDAEEVKSAVQRRVEREIGELLGRVVAADFPFLGACYGVGTLGRHQGALIDRTFAEPIGPTSITLAPAGADDPLLAGVPASFDAFVGHKEACTTLPDGAVLLASSASCPVQMFRIRTNLYATQFHPELDVDGLVQRIDVYRNAGYFPPEEAEDYMARARASRVEWPSVILRNFVNRYAAE; this is encoded by the coding sequence GTGAAACCGTTTCTGCTGATTGCCACCCGTTCCGAGGACGACGCCGCCGACGGCGAGTACCAGGCGTTCCGGCGCTTCGGTGGGCTGCAGCCGCACCAGCTGCACCGCATCCGTGCCGAGTCCGGTCCGATCCCGCACCTCGACCTTGACCACTATTCCGGGATCATCGTGGGCGGCAGCCCCTTCAACTCTTCCGACGCCGAAGAGGTCAAGTCCGCCGTGCAGCGGCGGGTAGAACGCGAGATCGGTGAGTTGCTGGGCCGGGTTGTCGCCGCTGACTTCCCCTTCCTGGGCGCCTGTTACGGAGTCGGGACGCTCGGTCGGCACCAGGGGGCGCTCATCGACAGGACCTTCGCCGAGCCGATCGGGCCGACGTCCATCACCCTGGCCCCCGCCGGTGCCGACGATCCGCTGCTGGCGGGCGTCCCGGCGTCGTTCGATGCTTTTGTGGGTCACAAGGAGGCCTGCACCACACTGCCCGACGGTGCGGTGCTGCTCGCGTCGTCCGCCAGTTGTCCGGTCCAGATGTTCCGGATCCGCACGAACCTGTATGCCACCCAGTTTCATCCCGAGCTCGACGTCGACGGACTGGTGCAGCGAATCGATGTGTACCGCAATGCAGGGTATTTCCCGCCGGAAGAGGCGGAGGACTACATGGCCCGGGCCCGCGCCTCCCGGGTGGAATGGCCGTCGGTCATCCTGCGGAACTTTGTGAACCGGTACGCGGCAGAGTAG
- a CDS encoding glycerophosphodiester phosphodiesterase family protein, with amino-acid sequence MASRFAKTLTSTAAAAVSLTLLAAPAASAQAPAPAPAQDGASPILIGHRGAAGTAPENTVAAFKDGRKSGADFFEIDVQLSSDGVPFLFHDDTPARTTNVEDVFPDRATDPITSFTWAELQQLDTGSYFDDQFVGERIPHLDDAAKVATTKTGVYIEIKSPVNSAGVEQLVADELRTDKTWQRLVAADKVQVLGFDEGSNRTFAELAPEIELQQLAGVVPGPAVLASWATFADSVGTNYRVLTPQNVSDVKAAGLVLGVYTVNSPEAVQTSTDFPIQNARYLKGAPVFPGSGVEIVDSVNNPAGDDVQPETGEHVLLRNTSTSTIDVSGYLLRDAANNILTVGDGYVLAAGAELRVYTGPGTNSPEAYYNGGTTSLLNNGGESLGLWTPEDKLQDVFAN; translated from the coding sequence ATGGCATCCCGTTTCGCCAAGACCCTCACCAGCACAGCCGCCGCAGCGGTGAGCCTCACCCTCCTGGCAGCGCCCGCCGCGTCAGCGCAGGCTCCCGCACCGGCTCCGGCACAAGACGGCGCATCGCCCATCCTCATCGGACACCGCGGCGCCGCCGGGACTGCGCCGGAGAACACCGTTGCCGCGTTCAAGGACGGCCGCAAATCCGGCGCCGACTTCTTCGAAATCGACGTCCAGCTCAGCTCCGACGGTGTTCCGTTCCTCTTCCACGACGACACCCCGGCGCGCACCACCAACGTCGAGGACGTCTTCCCGGACCGCGCCACCGACCCGATTACCTCCTTCACCTGGGCCGAGCTGCAGCAGCTCGACACCGGATCCTACTTTGACGACCAGTTCGTCGGTGAACGCATTCCGCACCTCGACGACGCCGCGAAGGTCGCCACCACCAAAACCGGTGTGTACATCGAGATCAAGTCGCCGGTGAACTCGGCAGGCGTCGAACAGCTGGTCGCCGACGAACTGCGCACCGACAAGACCTGGCAGCGCCTCGTCGCAGCGGACAAGGTTCAGGTCCTCGGGTTCGATGAGGGTTCCAACCGGACGTTCGCCGAGCTCGCACCGGAGATTGAACTGCAGCAGCTCGCCGGGGTGGTGCCCGGCCCCGCAGTGCTGGCATCCTGGGCTACGTTCGCTGATTCCGTGGGGACCAACTACCGTGTCCTGACGCCGCAGAATGTCAGCGATGTCAAGGCGGCGGGTCTGGTGCTCGGCGTCTACACAGTGAACTCGCCTGAGGCGGTCCAGACGTCCACCGACTTCCCTATCCAGAACGCCCGGTATCTTAAGGGAGCGCCGGTGTTTCCCGGCAGCGGTGTGGAAATTGTCGACTCGGTGAACAACCCAGCCGGCGACGACGTCCAGCCCGAAACCGGCGAGCATGTCCTGCTTCGCAACACCAGCACCAGCACCATTGACGTCAGCGGGTATCTCCTTCGGGACGCCGCTAACAACATCCTCACCGTCGGTGACGGATATGTGCTCGCCGCAGGTGCCGAACTGCGGGTCTACACCGGCCCGGGAACCAACTCCCCGGAGGCCTACTACAACGGCGGGACGACATCGTTGCTGAACAACGGCGGCGAATCGTTAGGTCTGTGGACTCCCGAGGACAAGTTGCAGGACGTCTTCGCCAACTAA
- a CDS encoding FdhF/YdeP family oxidoreductase — protein MTSSNPPVEDADESEIEVGKPKDWAAGIPGVIHSMQPAIKHMGVNRTRKTLLALNQKDGFDCMSCAWPDPGKRSNFEFCENGAKAVTWEATPVLVSSEFWAEHSVTDLLTRSEYWLGMQGRLTEPVYKPADSDHYQPVSWEKAFSLVADKLNGLETPHQSAFYTSGRASNEAAFSYQLFVRAFGTNNLPDCSNMCHESSGWAMGQTIGIGKATVAYDDFAKADLIIIMGQNPGTNHPRMLTALEHAKENGAEIVAVNPLPEAGLKRYKNPQEIKGVLGRGTEIADQFMQIRIGGDMALMQAICRRVLDAEAENPGTVLDHDFLEKHCQGLDELKVSLTQLDEGAVLEATGLSVEEIDELAARYIKADKVIITWAMGITQQKKGVATIKEIINLLLLRGNIGKPGAGASPIRGHSNVQGDRTMGIWEQMPPAFLDAIEEEFGFDPPRDHGTDAVETIRQMRDGDIKVFVALGGNLVAAISDTLAAEEAMQATDMTVQISTKLNRSHAVIGKEAVIFPTMGRSEIDMQANGPQFVTVEDTVCAVHPSHGTVDPVAPNLLSEVAIVSRLARAVIGDKVNVDWAGFEANYDTIREHISRVVDGCEDYNQKVRREGGFVLPNGPRDSRTFSTPTGKAMITVNDLQAVERPAGTLILQTLRSHDQFNTTIYGHNDRYRGIKKGRHVVFVNPEDLAELGFTDGQYVDIRGEYQDGRERVLRNWRVVSYPSSRGCAAAYYPEANVLVPLEELAEGSNTPVSKAVIVRLEPTKGDATASAAAAKASIS, from the coding sequence ATGACCAGTAGCAACCCGCCAGTGGAAGACGCCGATGAGAGTGAAATCGAGGTCGGCAAGCCGAAGGACTGGGCAGCAGGTATTCCTGGAGTCATCCATTCGATGCAGCCGGCGATTAAGCACATGGGCGTCAACCGGACACGGAAGACCTTGCTGGCGCTGAACCAGAAGGACGGTTTCGACTGCATGAGTTGCGCCTGGCCGGATCCGGGTAAGCGCAGCAACTTCGAGTTCTGTGAGAACGGCGCAAAGGCTGTTACCTGGGAAGCAACTCCCGTTCTGGTGTCCTCCGAGTTCTGGGCCGAGCATTCAGTCACCGATCTACTCACCAGAAGCGAATACTGGCTGGGCATGCAGGGCCGCCTGACCGAGCCTGTCTACAAGCCGGCGGACAGCGATCACTACCAGCCGGTCAGCTGGGAGAAGGCGTTCTCCCTGGTTGCCGACAAGCTGAACGGGCTGGAGACCCCGCACCAGTCAGCGTTCTACACTAGCGGCCGCGCCTCGAACGAAGCTGCGTTCTCCTACCAGTTGTTCGTCAGGGCCTTCGGAACCAACAATCTTCCCGACTGTTCCAATATGTGCCACGAGTCCTCTGGCTGGGCGATGGGCCAGACCATCGGAATTGGCAAAGCCACTGTCGCATACGACGACTTCGCCAAGGCTGATCTGATCATCATCATGGGCCAGAACCCGGGTACCAACCACCCCCGGATGCTCACAGCGCTGGAACATGCCAAGGAGAACGGCGCCGAAATCGTCGCCGTCAATCCGCTGCCTGAGGCGGGCCTGAAGCGCTATAAGAACCCGCAGGAGATCAAGGGCGTTCTCGGCCGCGGCACCGAGATCGCCGACCAGTTCATGCAGATTCGAATCGGCGGCGACATGGCCCTCATGCAGGCCATCTGCCGGCGGGTCCTCGACGCCGAAGCGGAGAACCCAGGAACGGTCCTGGATCATGATTTTCTGGAGAAGCATTGTCAGGGTCTTGACGAACTCAAAGTCAGTCTGACCCAGCTGGACGAGGGTGCTGTCCTCGAAGCAACGGGGCTTTCAGTCGAGGAAATCGATGAGTTGGCTGCACGTTACATCAAGGCCGACAAGGTCATCATTACCTGGGCCATGGGCATCACGCAGCAGAAAAAGGGCGTGGCAACCATCAAGGAGATCATCAACCTCCTCCTGCTGCGTGGAAACATTGGCAAGCCAGGCGCCGGCGCATCACCGATCCGCGGGCACAGCAACGTGCAGGGCGACCGCACCATGGGCATCTGGGAGCAGATGCCACCAGCGTTCCTCGACGCCATCGAAGAGGAATTCGGGTTCGACCCACCCCGGGACCACGGTACAGACGCAGTGGAAACCATTCGCCAGATGCGCGACGGCGACATTAAGGTCTTCGTCGCACTCGGCGGGAACCTTGTCGCAGCGATCTCGGACACGCTCGCCGCCGAAGAAGCGATGCAGGCTACCGACATGACGGTGCAGATTTCCACCAAGCTGAACCGGTCGCACGCGGTGATTGGGAAAGAGGCGGTCATCTTCCCGACCATGGGCCGTTCCGAGATCGATATGCAGGCCAACGGTCCACAGTTCGTCACCGTCGAGGACACGGTGTGTGCCGTGCACCCCTCGCACGGCACAGTGGACCCAGTTGCACCGAACCTGCTGTCCGAGGTCGCCATTGTCAGTCGCCTCGCGCGGGCTGTGATCGGAGACAAGGTGAATGTGGACTGGGCAGGGTTCGAGGCCAACTATGACACCATCCGCGAGCACATTTCACGCGTTGTCGACGGGTGTGAGGACTACAACCAGAAGGTTCGTCGCGAAGGCGGATTCGTCTTGCCAAACGGCCCGCGCGATTCACGGACCTTCAGCACTCCCACCGGCAAAGCGATGATCACGGTGAATGATCTGCAGGCTGTCGAACGGCCCGCGGGCACCCTCATCCTGCAGACCCTTCGTTCACACGACCAGTTCAACACCACCATCTACGGTCACAACGACCGTTACCGCGGCATCAAAAAGGGCCGCCACGTGGTGTTCGTGAACCCTGAAGATCTGGCCGAGCTGGGCTTCACTGACGGTCAGTACGTAGACATCCGCGGCGAATACCAGGACGGCCGGGAACGCGTGCTGCGGAACTGGCGCGTGGTCTCCTACCCGAGCTCCCGTGGCTGTGCCGCCGCGTATTATCCGGAAGCCAACGTGCTGGTCCCCCTGGAGGAGCTCGCGGAGGGCAGCAACACGCCCGTGTCGAAGGCAGTGATCGTGCGGCTGGAGCCGACGAAGGGCGACGCGACGGCATCCGCCGCAGCCGCGAAGGCTTCCATCTCGTAG